Part of the Cuniculiplasma divulgatum genome, CAGTAGTGTTTCGTCGTTGTAAAGCTCTTTCAGCATTGCAACAATTTCATCAAAATCTTTCCATGTTCTTGCTGCCTTTCCTTTCCCTCCATAAACTATAAGGTTTTCTGGGTCCTTTGCAACTTCTGGATCGAGATTGTTCATAAGTAAACGAAGTGCGGCTTCCTGTTGCCATCCTCTTGCATTTAATTTTTTCCCTCTTGGAGCCCTTATTTCTTTATATTCTCTCATAATTGTGTAAGGAAAATTAGTTTAATAACTCTTCTTTACCTAATAAGGGGTATTTCGGTGGTTCCTGCATATTATTTATGAAATTTATTTTTCAGTTTTTACCGAATAGTAGAGACTCCCACCAAACGCTAGCGCCCAAATTATATTCGGAATCAGTATCAATCGTTCTATTCCCCCTACCCCAAGTCCCAGATCATAGTATTTTGAAACTTCTATAGTTAGAGTGAAGAGTATTAAAGCTACCAGACCAAATGCTCCAAGAATGGCCCATATGATTGCCATTCCATCTTTCTTTTTGAAAAACACAAAAAATGAAGCTATTGATGCAAACACGAAGGCAAACAGTGCAAATATGAGATGGATATCTCCAAAGTGTTCATTGAATATTCCAACACCTGCTGCCCCTATTCCAGATAGTATAAGTGATACAGTTACCCCCATTGAATATTTCTTAAGAAATATTCCAGATAGCACCTCAAATATACCAAGAACAATTATGCTGATATCAAAAATATAGGGAGTACTGTCGATTCCCAGATGACTTATGGTGTTGTTTGATATACTGTATCCCTTGTCCACAAAAGCAGCTATATTCAGAAATATGAAAAATTGGGCTATCCCTATGAAAAGGAACAAACCCCCATATTTGAAACTTTTATTATTTGATGCCATAAAATATCAGTAGATTATACAATTTAAACTATAGTATAATTCTATTTTATTTAATAACTAAAATGGTTATGTGGTTAAAATTGATTTTACTTCATTGTTTTTTCAAGAAAGTTCCTTGTTTCCTTCATGGATTGTAGTATATGTTCCTTCTCTGTAAAACCGTGGCCTTCTCTGGGAAATAGAAGCAATCTTACGTCCTTTCCATTTTCCTTTAATGCTCTGTAGAACTGGAAGGACTGGCTTACTGGAACACATGGATCGGATTCTCCATGCATTATGAGAAGTGGTGTCTTTATGTTCTTTACGTATCTTAAAGGTGAGAACTTTAAAAATTTATCAAACTCGAGTGCTTTCTGATCGTACTGAATTTCATCCCATTCTGGGATATTTGTTGTACCATGAAAACTGATCCAGTCAGAAATTCCGAAGAGAGAAATCGCTGACCTGAAAATGTCTGTTTGTGTAATTGCCCATTGAGTCATGAATCCACCATAGGAACCACCTGTTATTGCTATTTTATTCCTGTCAGAATATCCTTCTTTAATCAAGAATTGAACACCTGTTATCACATCATGCAGATCCATTCCTCCCATGTCACCAAAGTTCAAGCCCGCAAACTTCCTTCCTCTTCCTGTACTGCCCCTAAAATTTGGCATGAAAATGGAGTACCCCTCAGGAAGAAGGTATGAATATCTGTCCATGAAAGTTTCCTTTACAGAACCGGTTGGACCTCCATGAACTATCACAAGGGACGGCATATTCTTTCCTGGGTTCCTCAGGAAACCATTTATCTCAAGACCATCAACTGATTTCCATGATACAGATTTCCATTCATAGGCCTTTATTTCCTTCATTTTCTCATTGTGTGTTGTGATCTGTTTATCGTTTCTTTCACCAATATTTACTACGAAAATCTCAGATGGATTACTCTGGTCCGAAAACTCTATGAATATTTTTCCTGAAGTATAAACAAAGTCTGGAGCCATACCTGGACCCACACTTCCTCTCTTTTTCCATAATATTTCAGAATTTCCGCTAGAAAATCTCTCTATCATGAAATATTCCTTTTCCTGACAAATTGCAAGAAGATTTCCATTTTCATCCCACCTGGGTCCGCTATAGCTTTTTTCTGCATCCTTACTTATGTTTGTAACTTTACCTGATGTCGTTTCAAGGAACATTAGGTCCCCTGTCGTTACACCTCTATCACTCCATATAGATTCCACAAAACTTAGTCTCGAACTATCATTTGAAAGTGATGGTAGTGCAACTTGCCCATTACTTGGCCTGTAGATCTTTCTCCATAATCCATTCATACTTATTTCAGCTATATAATTCTCGAACCAGCTCCCTTCTCTTGGTGAATCCGATGAAACCGCGTAAATCTTGCCGCTTTTATAATCGAATTCCCATATATGAGGAGTATCCTTTATTTCACTGAATCCTTCTGTTAACCTGAGTTTGAATATTCTATTCTTTTCATCAGTTTCTTCAAAGAAATGCCCATCTTCTGCCTTCTCAATTTTATCCTTTGTGATAGGGGACGTGAGCATAATGATCTCATTATCTTTGCCCCACCTATAGTCTATTGGGGCCCCAGGGCACTTTAATTCCATTTCAGCTTTCTCCATTAAATTCCTTATATGAAGATTCCAGCTATCGTCCGTTCCTGAAATATACGATAGATGCTTATCGTCCATAGAAAATTTAGGAAGAGAAAGTTGATGACCAGATTCTGATATAGATTCTTCAGACCCAGAGTCGATATTTTTCAATATAATTTTATTTTCCTGAGGTTTCTTAAATTCCTTATATCCCTGACCCAGTACATAACTTAATAACTTTCCATCACCACTCACAGTTTTCCCGGTTATGGTACTTAGATCGAAAATGCTTTCAATAACTGGTTCTCTTGACATCTGGAACCATTGATTTCTGATATTTATAATTATTTAGGATTCACGATGACTTCCGTTGCTTTATTATATGGTAAAGATTTATTGATTATATTACTTGGAACAATTTGAATACCCATTAGATTAGTCGCCACTGTGATAAGATTTTTCTTAAAGTATTTCTAATAAGAAAGATTACCAGTTTAACGCCACTGTGGCTTAGTAGGTAGAGCAGCTGATTTGTAATCAGCAGGTCGGGGGTTCAAATCCCTCCAGTGGCTCTTTTCTTGTTTTCCGAAGCAATGTACATTAATCGGAAGCTGACTTGCAATGAAATTAATTGAACAGTTTACTCTGCAGTTAACATATCCCTGAGACTATTCTGAAGCAGATAGTTCAAAATCCTGATTTTAAGGTG contains:
- a CDS encoding DUF998 domain-containing protein — protein: MASNNKSFKYGGLFLFIGIAQFFIFLNIAAFVDKGYSISNNTISHLGIDSTPYIFDISIIVLGIFEVLSGIFLKKYSMGVTVSLILSGIGAAGVGIFNEHFGDIHLIFALFAFVFASIASFFVFFKKKDGMAIIWAILGAFGLVALILFTLTIEVSKYYDLGLGVGGIERLILIPNIIWALAFGGSLYYSVKTEK
- a CDS encoding alpha/beta hydrolase family protein — protein: MSREPVIESIFDLSTITGKTVSGDGKLLSYVLGQGYKEFKKPQENKIILKNIDSGSEESISESGHQLSLPKFSMDDKHLSYISGTDDSWNLHIRNLMEKAEMELKCPGAPIDYRWGKDNEIIMLTSPITKDKIEKAEDGHFFEETDEKNRIFKLRLTEGFSEIKDTPHIWEFDYKSGKIYAVSSDSPREGSWFENYIAEISMNGLWRKIYRPSNGQVALPSLSNDSSRLSFVESIWSDRGVTTGDLMFLETTSGKVTNISKDAEKSYSGPRWDENGNLLAICQEKEYFMIERFSSGNSEILWKKRGSVGPGMAPDFVYTSGKIFIEFSDQSNPSEIFVVNIGERNDKQITTHNEKMKEIKAYEWKSVSWKSVDGLEINGFLRNPGKNMPSLVIVHGGPTGSVKETFMDRYSYLLPEGYSIFMPNFRGSTGRGRKFAGLNFGDMGGMDLHDVITGVQFLIKEGYSDRNKIAITGGSYGGFMTQWAITQTDIFRSAISLFGISDWISFHGTTNIPEWDEIQYDQKALEFDKFLKFSPLRYVKNIKTPLLIMHGESDPCVPVSQSFQFYRALKENGKDVRLLLFPREGHGFTEKEHILQSMKETRNFLEKTMK